The stretch of DNA TCTTTAATACTTCTTTTCTATCCCTTTATAGATATTATTTCTAGTATGAAagtattctttctttttattttattgggttATAGTTTAACTTTTAGTACTATTTAACTGATGCAACTTGCTTTTTCATTACTTTTTGGAGAAGTAAAacgatttttttatatacttctTTAAAActcagtttaaaaaaaaaaactcatgtttctattattttatcaagGTCAACAATAACTTTGCACAATTTTCCTTATctgaaaaagattttgtttattatcaACAAATGCAATATATATTACGAGAATGGTgtaactttaattttcatttagaAGGGTTAGTTGTTAATTAGTAGTAATCTTATAGTAAGACCAATAAATAACATTTAAAACTCTAGCATGCAATTTactttattgtttttttatgtatgaattatgatttgatttctatttatatatatttcattgatgttaacttttaaattatgaCACAGGAGCTGTTGTAGAAGTGACATGTGAAGTAGGAAGTAAAAGCATTAAGGCATATGGTACAACAAAGATTAATGGAAAATACATTATAACTGTGAAGGACTTTGATTATGTCAAATATGGATCTGCAGTGTGCAAAGCTAAGCTCCATGCTCCTCCTGAGGATTCACCCTGCAACATCCCTACTTTGTTGAACGATGGAACTCACTTGTTCTTGAAGTCTGAGGACAAGTATGAAGTTGTTCTCAAGGCTAAGCCATTTGCTTATGCTTTAAAGAAGTCATATGAAAAATGTGAAAAGCACAGTCACCACCACAATCACAGACCTTCACCTACTCCATATTATTACAACTCACCACCTCCTCCATCATCACCAGCATATGTGTATAAGTCTCCTCCTCCACCATCACCAGCATATGTGTATAAGTCTCCACCTCCACCAGCATATTATTACAAATCTCCACCCCCACCATCACCTACTTATGTCTATAAGTCTCCACCTCCCCCTCCATACTACTACAAGTCTCCACCTCCACCATCACCATCTCCTCCACCACCTTACTATTACAAATCTCCTCCTCCACCCAAAGAGTTGCCACACCCTACTCCTTACTATTATAAATCACCACCTCCACCATCTCCATCGCCACCACCTCCTTACTACTACAAGTCACCTCCGCCACCAtcaccttctcctcctcctccataCTACTACAAATCCCCTCCACCACCCAAAGAGTTGCCACACCCTACTCCTTACTATTATAAATCTCCTCCACCTCCCTCGCCTTCTCCACCACCTCCTTACTACTACAAGAGTCCTCCTCCACCATCTccctctcctcctcctccataTTACTACAAATCCCCTCCACCACCTAAAGAATTGCCACACCCTACTCCTTACTACTATAAATCACCACCTCCACCATCTCCATCACCACCACCTCCTTACTACTACAAGTCACCTCCACCACCAtcaccttctcctcctcctccataCTACTACAAATCCCCTCCACCACCGTCTCCATCGCCTCCTCCTCCATACTACTACAAGTCTCCTCCTCCTCCAGAAAAATCACCAGAATATCCCCCTTACTACTACAAATCTCCACCTCCACCATCACCATACTATTACAAGAGTCCTCCACCACCATCTCCATCACCACCACCCACTTACTACTACAAATCTCCACCTCCACCATCACCTTCACCACCGCCTCCTTACTATTACAAGTCACCTCCACCACCATCTCCATCACCACCTCCTCCTTATTATTACAAATCTCCTCCACCTCCCTCGCCTTCTCCACCACCTCCTTACTACTACAAGAGTCCTCCTCCACCATCTccctctcctcctcctccctacTACTACAAATCTCCTCCACCACCATCACCGTCTCCCCCACCACCTTACCATTACGTAAGCCCTCCTCCACCATCCCCATCTCCACCACCACCATATCACTATACCTCACCACCTCCTCCATCCCCAACTCCTACTCCCACATACACTTACAAGTCTCCTCCGCCACCGGCGTACATCTATGCTTCCCCACCACCACCAATCTACAAGTGAGGTTAGAATGCAGAAGCACAAATCGTGATAAGTCATGTAAGTagttttattatcttaaaaagGATAGTTAAGTATGTACGTAATTGATTGATCTACAGCGTattgattatattatatattgttacaTATATTTCAGGGTCTAGTGGAATAAAGTCTTCTATTTGGAGCAAAGTAAAACATTATTCATATCCAAGTTCTTTGAATAACATAATTTCTCTAAGCTACAAGGTTCGCTATTTGGGTTATGAGGCTGCTGCTTCTGTTTCTTGGACAGCAATCTTACATGTCCTGTGCTTAATAAGTTCAAGAAAAATCCGCAACAACAAGCCCCATCAGATTTGAAACTTCGAAGCCAAGTCAAGGTGAAAAGTGCAGTAGAGAGATGTATATTTCTTATTTGTTTAtgcataaattaatattatcattTGTACGTTCTTTGTATGTTTATTTCCAATTATTGTggcattttttattaattatatcttCTTACGCGTTTGCAATAAGAGTAATCATAATGTATATTACTTAGTGTGCAccgttttaattcttgtttaatttcttccCTAATAAGCAAAGCATATGGTAATATTTGATCATTTGGTAAATTCGAGATGGCGTTCTCAATAGAGCCAAAATTAAGATGCACATGCGGCACttgctgctttttctttatataacaAGTAATTAAAATAGGGAGCCACTCAAATAAAGATGTCCGAAacgttttttttaaagatgttttttgataattaaattttaatatatatagtcaaaattaaatcatattttagtcattttctataataaggatattatagttattttttataaaaaataatattaatttagaccgattcaagatttgattcatcatttttttgttaaattaatttatatgacctaattttgacaaagataacacgatttaatcgattatttgtattaaattctaattattaaaaaatatttttaaaaaaagacgttttagacGTCTTTATTTGAGTGGCTcccattaaaatattattattctctTATCTTCTACTataaggaaattaaattaaagggCAAAGTCTTGTTGCATGGCCGCTTAACATATAATTTCATNNNNNNNNNNNNNNNNNNNNNNNNNNNNNNNNNNNNNNNNNNNNTTATGATGAGAATAATAAGGAGAATGATGACTGCCTCCTCATATCTAAGGCAGGCTAGGTGCACCCGCCACAAGCATATTACTTACGGGATATCTTCATCATAATCATGATTATAACGTACATAATAAATCTGCACAAAAAGATAAATACATTTCATATAACGGGGAACAGAATTATTAAAGATGTATATATACGAACTATATCTATATGAAGTGTTAAAAGAGATTAACTAGTAAGAGGATTTGTGCTTGAAATTTGTATACCTATACTTCTGTAGTTGGTGAACTGAAAATAATGCTAAAATGTTTTGCATATAAAATATCTTTGATTAGTTGAATAAACATTCtaactcaaaaaatataaaacttagCTACCTACGGCAACTATCAGTTTATCaccaaaacattaacttatttCCTTTTCATACCAactttttatgtatattttttttttgaagtaaaAGGGAGCTCAACACAATAGAGTGGAGTAATAAAAGTAACTAAAAGTaacatcaaaaatcaaaatacaacaATTTGTAGTCATTTTTTGCATGACCATCAACAACCAAAGGGCTCACCACCAATCCATTCTTCGGGATACATAAATGATCTGTTTATAATTTCCACCACACTTGAAGCATGATTTTAGAAGAGCCTATCATTCCTTTCAAGCCAGATTGTCCATATAACAGCAAAGAATCCAATAAACCACATTTTTCTGTCCACCTTCGTTGGTGATGAATTTGTCCAGCTTTCAAAGTGGTGCTTTAGTGTACCTAGAAAGCTCCACCTGCTTCCAAAAGGAAGTAGCCAAGCTCACCACACATGCCAAGTGATCTCACAACTAAGAAACAaatgaaaatcaattttcacaGATTTACAGCATAACACACACATATTGTCAGTCGGATCGATAACCCATAGTCTACACAGTCTATCCTTGGTATTTACCTTGTCAACCAACACAAACCAAGAAAAAAGCTCAATCCTTGGAGGACGAACCCTTTCCAAACCGCAGTGAAGCTATAGGTTGTGATTTTTTCCGGTAGAGTTTTCGCCTGCAACACTCGCACAAAGGAATTAGTTGAATAAACACatgttttatcaaattttcatacCACTCTATCCTCTCTCTCAGTTGTGAGCTTGACTGATTGTAATATCTCATGAAATTGGTTTACTAAATCCAACTCCTATTGGAACAACTCTCTCCTCTATTGGAAACTCCAAATCTACTCTAACCTATCCTAAAATCCACAATCACTTATATCACATCCGTGAAGGTTTAAAATTGAGAAGAGCCTAGGGAACAAGTCTTTCAACACCCCATTAGGTAGCCAGCTATCCTCTCAGAAGCGAATTGTTTTGCCATTTCTGAGGTCTATAGCCATCCCTCTAAATCTCTAATCATCTTTTGTCTCACTTGTGGCTCGTTTATTTGTAGCTGACAGATATCCTTTCAAGAACCCTCTCTTGTAGATATAGGTTGGTCGCCCAGCATCACAGCAGTATCCATGTTATTACAGGAATAAATCATTTTCTTCTATAAAGGacaatctttttttaaaaatttctaccACCACTTGAAAAGCAATATTGTATGTATTTCGAATCACTTAAAAAGGATAGTTTTTCAACtttttatgtatattatatGTAATAGTttgtattttcatgtttttactatatatatagcTTTTTGATGTTTACGTTGAtaagataatattttattttttaattatttctaatgaTACTCCATTAATGGTTAAACCAATTCTCTTCCACAAgagtcaaaaaaaattttaattttttttgtagcgttttaatttttttattttgttaattaaaaaaagttgcttaaattgtaaaattaataatggaCCAATATACCCCAACATAAAACAACAATACATATAATTCATATGTAACCATAGGATAGAATCATAGTTGTTGTATATGATCATActcattttcaaatttcatgaTCGTTTATAAATTAAAGGTCGACAGACTATTTCCAATatgttcataaaaaaatattaacttgaATAAGTCTGTCCCGTAAAACGGGTTACTAACACTAGTTACAATTAACCCCAAGCTGATCATCAAACACACAATTCTTATGATGTTGTGTGCATCaaccaaaaaattaaatcattcaCACCTCTTAATCGCTAACGAATTCTGTGCAACGTAACTATGTCTGAATAAATAATCAATGCATTCTTTCTTGGCCTACTATTTATGAATAGAATTGTTTTGATTAATAAAACTGGAATTGCATTGGCTTATAGTTTTCTTTGTtatagaacaaaaaaaaagtggaGAAAACTTATTGCATGCGTATTGAAAAGCAGGATGTGGATTGACTGAAAAGCCCTATCATCATAAAGCAAAGTTGGTGTACTCGTCAAATGCATAATGCATACTTGATCtttagaatttagatagtgcctttatattcttttctttaatttgttgatGAGTTGCTTctataaaataaagttttattattcttaatgattaagtaaaaaaatattattatataaatgaaTTTTATGGTATNNNNNNNNNNNNNNNNNNNNNNNNNNNNNaatatttaataattatttatttttatatttttaaaattaaatattaatttttaaccctttttaataagttagataaatatttttagatagcATAGTAAtaaccattatatatatatataccaactTACATACCAGCGCAGATAGTGGGGTTCTTTTTCTAAACTACTGGACTCGAGTCTAGAATAGACCCAACCTAACATCATTCACATTTTATATGCGATAAAATAGATGGATATAACTGTGATACACTCATAAATGTTTTTTCTATTGATATGGACTATGTGTGTTGCTAATAATTAACCGATGATGTATGCATGCTATGTATTATGTTCCTATCCATGTTAGATATCAGCTACTGTGCCAAGTCTTCTTTCTTGCCTTCAAAAGATGTCAAAATTATAGTCTAAATGCATTACACAAAACTATTTGTCATGTTTGACCTTTTAAAGACGTGTACGTAGGAGGGTCAAAGTTGCCATATTACTATACTATCCTAgcacattttaattttattttaaaacaatgaAAGTAAAGTAGTTTACTTTCTTTTGACAACTACAAAATAATGATACTtgcaaatattaaaaaaataaaaaaataatattcctagcacattttaattttatacaaaagtGGTGTATAATtctttaattaagtaattagtttaaaaataaaagatacagAACCCAAAAGTATTGTTCCTTGATTCTCTGCGTGGAAGTTGCG from Arachis duranensis cultivar V14167 chromosome 4, aradu.V14167.gnm2.J7QH, whole genome shotgun sequence encodes:
- the LOC107486864 gene encoding extensin-2 isoform X2, with amino-acid sequence MSGGAKGPMRGRLWPQMTITAAFAIIFISYNVAAADPYIYNSPPPPPYEYKSPPPPSPSPPPPYPYYYKSPPPPSPSPPPPYYYKSPPPPSPSPPPSYYYKSPPPPKDPYYYKSPPPPSPSPPPPYYYKSPPPPSPSPPPSYYYKSPPPPSPSPPPPYYYKSPPSPSPSPPPPYYYKSPPPPSPVPHPPYYYNSPPPPVVYHHHPHHQLVVKVVGKVYCYKCYDWAYPEKSHNKKHLKGAVVEVTCEVGSKSIKAYGTTKINGKYIITVKDFDYVKYGSAVCKAKLHAPPEDSPCNIPTLLNDGTHLFLKSEDKYEVVLKAKPFAYALKKSYEKCEKHSHHHNHRPSPTPYYYNSPPPPSSPAYVYKSPPPPSPAYVYKSPPPPAYYYKSPPPPSPTYVYKSPPPPPYYYKSPPPPSPSPPPPYYYKSPPPPKELPHPTPYYYKSPPPPSPSPPPPYYYKSPPPPSPSPPPPYYYKSPPPPKELPHPTPYYYKSPPPPSPSPPPPYYYKSPPPPSPSPPPPYYYKSPPPPKELPHPTPYYYKSPPPPSPSPPPPYYYKSPPPPSPSPPPPYYYKSPPPPSPSPPPPYYYKSPPPPEKSPEYPPYYYKSPPPPSPYYYKSPPPPSPSPPPTYYYKSPPPPSPSPPPPYYYKSPPPPSPSPPPPYYYKSPPPPSPSPPPPYYYKSPPPPSPSPPPPYYYKSPPPPSPSPPPPYHYVSPPPPSPSPPPPYHYTSPPPPSPTPTPTYTYKSPPPPAYIYASPPPPIYK
- the LOC107486864 gene encoding extensin-2 isoform X1 gives rise to the protein MSGGAKGPMRGRLWPQMTITAAFAIIFISYNVAAADPYIYNSPPPPPYEYKSPPPPSPSPPPPYPYYYKSPPPPSPSPPPPYYYKSPPPPSPSPPPSYYYKSPPPPKDPYYYKSPPPPSPSPPPPYYYKSPPPPSPSPPPSYYYKSPPPPSPSPPPPYYYKSPPSPSPSPPPPYYYKSPPPPSPVPHPPYYYKSPPPPSPSPPPPYYYKSPPPPSPVPHPPYYYNSPPPPVVYHHHPHHQLVVKVVGKVYCYKCYDWAYPEKSHNKKHLKGAVVEVTCEVGSKSIKAYGTTKINGKYIITVKDFDYVKYGSAVCKAKLHAPPEDSPCNIPTLLNDGTHLFLKSEDKYEVVLKAKPFAYALKKSYEKCEKHSHHHNHRPSPTPYYYNSPPPPSSPAYVYKSPPPPSPAYVYKSPPPPAYYYKSPPPPSPTYVYKSPPPPPYYYKSPPPPSPSPPPPYYYKSPPPPKELPHPTPYYYKSPPPPSPSPPPPYYYKSPPPPSPSPPPPYYYKSPPPPKELPHPTPYYYKSPPPPSPSPPPPYYYKSPPPPSPSPPPPYYYKSPPPPKELPHPTPYYYKSPPPPSPSPPPPYYYKSPPPPSPSPPPPYYYKSPPPPSPSPPPPYYYKSPPPPEKSPEYPPYYYKSPPPPSPYYYKSPPPPSPSPPPTYYYKSPPPPSPSPPPPYYYKSPPPPSPSPPPPYYYKSPPPPSPSPPPPYYYKSPPPPSPSPPPPYYYKSPPPPSPSPPPPYHYVSPPPPSPSPPPPYHYTSPPPPSPTPTPTYTYKSPPPPAYIYASPPPPIYK